The following coding sequences lie in one Frigoribacterium sp. SL97 genomic window:
- a CDS encoding CPBP family intramembrane glutamic endopeptidase produces the protein MTRARLRVEIAIVLGLSLGASAVYSVLSIVNRLTQQTALSQQTATLNSPLSSREFFDLAYQVLGVAVDLVPVALVAFLLWREERPHLGRLGVDFSRAGRDTLGGVGLALAIGIPGIGLYLVGKALDLTVTVVPTNLGEHWWTVPVLLLSALRAGVTEEVIVVAYLFARLRDLGWRTWSIIVTAALLRGSYHLYQGFGAFVGNVVMGVAFGWLYVRFGRVLPLVVAHVLMDAAVFVGYPWAATTFPTLFGLPS, from the coding sequence ATGACCCGTGCGCGCCTCCGGGTCGAGATCGCGATCGTCCTCGGCCTCTCGCTCGGCGCGTCGGCCGTGTACTCGGTGCTCTCGATCGTCAACCGGCTCACCCAGCAGACCGCCCTCTCGCAGCAGACCGCCACGCTGAACTCACCACTGAGCAGTCGGGAGTTCTTCGACCTCGCCTACCAGGTGCTCGGCGTCGCGGTGGACCTCGTGCCGGTGGCGCTCGTGGCTTTCCTGTTGTGGCGCGAGGAACGACCCCACCTGGGACGTCTCGGCGTCGACTTCTCGCGTGCCGGACGGGACACCCTCGGCGGCGTCGGGCTGGCCCTCGCCATCGGCATCCCCGGCATCGGCCTCTACCTCGTGGGCAAGGCGCTCGACCTGACGGTCACCGTCGTGCCGACGAACCTCGGCGAGCACTGGTGGACCGTCCCCGTGCTGCTGCTGTCGGCGTTGCGGGCGGGGGTGACCGAGGAGGTGATCGTCGTCGCGTACCTCTTCGCGCGCCTCCGCGACCTCGGTTGGCGCACGTGGTCGATCATCGTGACGGCGGCCCTGCTTCGCGGCAGCTACCACCTCTACCAGGGGTTCGGCGCCTTCGTCGGCAACGTGGTCATGGGCGTCGCCTTCGGCTGGCTCTACGTACGGTTCGGCCGGGTGCTGCCGCTCGTCGTCGCTCACGTCCTGATGGACGCGGCCGTCTTCGTGGGCTACCCGTGGGCCGCCACGACCTTCCCCACCCTCTTCGGGCTGCCGTCCTGA